ATGGGCGAGAGGCTAAGCTCGCGCGGTTGGATGGCGATATTTATCGGATTTGGCGGAATTTTGCTTATCATTCAGCCTGGGCTTGGCATCTCAAAGACCGATTGGCTTGGAATTTGGAGCGGAGTAGGGGCTGCGATGGCTTATACGAGCGTTAGGGAGCTTAAAAAAAGCTATGACACGCGCGTTATAGTCTTTTCTTTTATGGGATTTGGCACGGCTCTTCCGATCATATTTATGGCTTTGGCGGAGTTTATCCGGATAGACGGGTTTGAATTTTTGTTTTCCAAATTTGTCCTGCCTGATACTAAAAATATCTTTTTGATCCTTCTAATGGGCGTTGCGGGGCTTTACTTTCAGATGTATCTTACTAAAGCTTATGCGGCAAGTAAAAAGGCTGGCACGGTTGCGGCTGTAAGCTACGCCGACGTAATCTTTACCATTATCATCGGATATTTTATGGGGGACGGGCTGCCAAACACTGTTGCATTTTTGGGTATAATTCTAGTAATTCTTAGCGGAATTATAGTGGTAAAGGAGAAATAATGATACTAATCGCAGGGCCTTGCGTCATCGAGAGCGAAGAGCTTGTATTTGACGTGGCAAAAAGGCTTGTGAAATTTAATGAAGATAATAGGATAGAGTTTTATTTTAAATCAAGTTTTGATAAGGCAAATCGTACGAGTATAAATAGCTTTCGCGGTCCCGGGCTTGAAAAGGGTTGTGAAATTTTAGCTCGTGTGAAAAAGGAATTCGGCTTTAAAATTTTAACGGACATTCACGAGAGCTATCAAGCTAAGCCTGTGGCTGAAGTTGCGGATGTGCTTCAAATTCCTGCGTTTTTATGCCGTCAAACCGATTTGCTTGTGGCTGCGGCCAAGACAAATTCGGTCGTAAATATCAAAAAAGGGCAGTTTTTAGCAGCCAGCGCGATGAAACATTCCGTAAAAAAAGTGCTTGAAACTCGCGGTGTAGAGGGCGATGGATATGAAGTGGCTAAACAAAATGGAATTTGGCTAACGGAGCGCGGAAGCACTTTTGGATATGGAAATTTGGTCGTTGATATGAGAAATTTGGTTTTAATGAGAGAATTTGCGCCTGTGATATTTGACGCTACGCACAGTGTTCAGATGCCTTCGGCTCTTGGTGAAAAGAGTGGCGGAGATGCAAGATTTGTGCCGTATCTTGCAAGAGCGGCGGCAAGTGTGGGTGTGGACGGGTTTTTTTACGAGACGCATATAAATCCGTGCGAAGCGATGTGTGATGGACCAAATATGTTAAATTTAGACGAGCTGGATAGAGTTGTAGAGCAGACTTTAAAAATACAAGAAATTTTAAGGGGATAATTATGAACATAATCGAAGGAAATTTAAAACTAAGCGGAAAAGAAAAAATCGCAATTATCAATGCAAGGTTTAACCACATCATCACCGATAGGCTTGTCGAAGGCGCTAGAGATGCGTTTCTTCGCCACGGCGGAGATGAAAAAAATTTAAGCCTTATTTTAGTTCCGGGAGCATTTGAAATCCCTATGGCTCTTGAAAAGGCTCTTGAGAGCGGCAAATGGGACGCGATATGCTGCGTTGGAGCGGTTATTAGAGGCTCAACTCCTCATTTTGACTATGTTTCGGCTGAAACTACAAAAGGCATCGCAAACGTAACTCTTAAATACGGCAAGCCCGTAACATTTGGCGTGCTAACGGTAGATAGTATCGAGCAGGCCATTGAGCGAGCGGGCAGTAAAGCCGGAAATAAAGGCTTTGAAGCGATGAGCGGCGCGATAGAGCTTTTGAATTTATATAAAAATATAAAGGTTTAAAATGGCAACTCGTCATCAGGTTAGACAAGCCGTAATATCGCTACTTTACGCTCAGGAGATGGGTAGCGAGATGAGTGAATTTAAGGATGAATTTTTAGAGGAAAAAAAGATAAGAAATGAGC
This Campylobacter sp. RM16192 DNA region includes the following protein-coding sequences:
- a CDS encoding DMT family transporter; protein product: MLHKFLMRHLGTYYMIIACMLFAITGALAKVISADMPSIEVVFFRNLIGLVMIVYSLYKRPAHQKGGHPYLLIFRGVIGTLALFAFFYNIAHINLGAAFTFSKTSPIFTALLAAMFMGERLSSRGWMAIFIGFGGILLIIQPGLGISKTDWLGIWSGVGAAMAYTSVRELKKSYDTRVIVFSFMGFGTALPIIFMALAEFIRIDGFEFLFSKFVLPDTKNIFLILLMGVAGLYFQMYLTKAYAASKKAGTVAAVSYADVIFTIIIGYFMGDGLPNTVAFLGIILVILSGIIVVKEK
- the kdsA gene encoding 3-deoxy-8-phosphooctulonate synthase — its product is MILIAGPCVIESEELVFDVAKRLVKFNEDNRIEFYFKSSFDKANRTSINSFRGPGLEKGCEILARVKKEFGFKILTDIHESYQAKPVAEVADVLQIPAFLCRQTDLLVAAAKTNSVVNIKKGQFLAASAMKHSVKKVLETRGVEGDGYEVAKQNGIWLTERGSTFGYGNLVVDMRNLVLMREFAPVIFDATHSVQMPSALGEKSGGDARFVPYLARAAASVGVDGFFYETHINPCEAMCDGPNMLNLDELDRVVEQTLKIQEILRG
- the ribH gene encoding 6,7-dimethyl-8-ribityllumazine synthase, translated to MNIIEGNLKLSGKEKIAIINARFNHIITDRLVEGARDAFLRHGGDEKNLSLILVPGAFEIPMALEKALESGKWDAICCVGAVIRGSTPHFDYVSAETTKGIANVTLKYGKPVTFGVLTVDSIEQAIERAGSKAGNKGFEAMSGAIELLNLYKNIKV